A single region of the Silene latifolia isolate original U9 population chromosome 8, ASM4854445v1, whole genome shotgun sequence genome encodes:
- the LOC141597107 gene encoding protein NDL1-like: MADYSSIHMETIYLGGKEYHVKTGCGPVSVIVYGDKDKPALVTYPDLALNHMSCFQGLFFFPEAASLLLHNFCIYHISPPGHELGAGALCQDEPVPSTEDLADQILEVLNFFGLGEVMCMGVTAGAYILTLFALKYRERVLGLILVSPLCKGPSWTEWLYNKVMSNLLYFYGICGLVKDCLLKRYFSKEVRGSAEVQESDIVQACRRLLDERQSINVLRFLEAMNGRPDISEGLKKLRCRTLIFVGDESPFHAEALHMISKLDKRCSALVEVQYCGSMVTEEQPHAMLIPLEYFLMGYGLYRPSQLSGSPRSPLNLSCISPELLSPESMGLKLKPIKTRI; this comes from the exons GAATATCATGTAAAAACGGGATGTGGTCCTGTGAGTGTCATTGTTTATGGAGACAAAGACAAGCCAGCTTTGGTTACATATCCTGATTTAGCGCTAAATC atatgtcttgtttccaaggATTATTCTTTTTTCCTGAAGCTGCTTCATTGTTACTCCACAACTTCTGCATTTACCATATCAGCCCTCCTGGACATGAG TTGGGAGCTGGTGCCCTCTGTCAAGATGAACCTGTACCATCCACGGAAGATTTAGCGGATCAAATTCTCGAGGTTCTAAACTTTTTTGG GCTCGGTGAAGTGATGTGCATGGGGGTAACTGCAGGAGCATACATACTTACCCTATTTGCG CTGAAGTACAGAGAGCGCGTTCTTGGCTTGATACTTGTCTCACCTCTTTGCAAAGGTCCTTCGTGGACTGAGTGGCTGTATAATAAG GTCATGTCAAATCTCCTCTATTTCTATGGTATATGTGGTTTGGTGAAGGATTGTTTACTGAAGCGCTATTTCAGCAAG GAAGTTAGAGGTAGTGCTGAAGTCCAAGAGTCGGACATTGTTCAAGCTTGTAGAAGG TTGCTGGATGAAAGACAAAGTATAAATGTTTTGCGGTTTCTTGAAGCAATGAATGG GAGACCCGACATAAGTGAAGGATTGAAAAAGCTAAGGTGTCGGACATTAATATTTGTTGGGGATGAATCTCCTTTTCATGCAGAGGCCCTTCACATGATCTCAAAACTAGACAAAAGATGCAGTGCCCTAGTTGAG GTTCAATATTGTGGATCAATGGTGACGGAGGAGCAACCTCATGCCATGTTAATCCCTTTGGAGTACTTTCTGATGGGCTACGGATTATATAGACCGTCTCAGTTGAGTGGAAGTCCAAGAAGCCCTCTCAATCTGTCTTGCATATCGCCAGAGTTGCTCTCTCCAGAAAGCATGGGCCTGAAGCTCAAACCAATAAAGACTCGCATTTAG